A genomic segment from Triticum dicoccoides isolate Atlit2015 ecotype Zavitan chromosome 1A, WEW_v2.0, whole genome shotgun sequence encodes:
- the LOC119285707 gene encoding peroxidase 1-like gives MACRGATMVALLLAAVAATCARAQLHDKFYSESCPSVEDVVRKEMVRALSLAPSLAGPLLRMHFHDCFVRGCDGSVLLDSANKTAEKDAQPNQTLRGFGFVDRVKAAVEKACPDTVSCADILALIARDAVWLSKGPFWTVPLGRRDGSVSISNETDALPPPTSNFTVLTQLFAAVNLDAKDLVVLSAGHTIGTSHCFSFSDRLYNFTGMENPSDIDPSLEPQYMMRLKSKCASLNDNTTLVEMDPGSFKTFDTDYFKLVSKRRGLFHSDGALLTDPFTRAYVQRHATGAFKDEFFADFAASMIKMGNANPLTGSQGEIRKKCSVVNH, from the exons ATGGCGTGTAGGGGTGCAACGATGGTGGCGCTGCTgctcgcggcggtggcggcgacgtgCGCGCGGGCGCAGCTGCACGACAAGTTCTACAGCGAGTCGTGCCCCAGCGTGGAGGACGTCGTGAGGAAGGAGATGGTGAGGGCGCTGTCACTGGCGCCCAGCCTCGCCGGGCCGCTCCTCCGGATGCacttccacgactgcttcgtcaGG GGGTGCGACGGCTCGGTTCTGCTAGACTCGGCCAACAAGACGGCGGAGAAGGACGCGCAGCCGAACCAGACGCTGCGAGGCTTCGGCTTTGTCGACAGGGTGAAGGCCGCGGTGGAGAAGGCCTGCCCCGACaccgtctcctgcgccgacatccTCGCCCTCATTGCCAGGGACGCAGTATGGCTG AGCAAGGGTCCATTCTGGACAGTTCCTCTGGGCCGGCGAGACGGCAGCGTGTCCATTTCCAACGAGACCGACGCTCTACCACCCCCGACCTCCAACTTCACCGTGCTCACCCAGCTCTTCGCCGCCGTGAACCTCGACGCAAAGGACCTTGTCGTCTTGTCTGCCGGGCACACTATCGGgacgtcgcactgcttctccttctCTGACCGGCTCTACAACTTCACCGGCATGGAGAACCCCAGCGATATCGACCCCTCGCTGGAGCCGCAGTACATGATGCGGCTAAAGAGCAAGTGTGCCAGCCTCAACGACAACACCACCCTCGTGGAGATGGACCCCGGCAGCTTCAAGACCTTCGACACCGACTACTTCAAGCTGGTGAGCAAGCGGAGGGGCCTCTTCCACTCTGACGGCGCCCTCCTCACCGACCCCTTCACCCGCGCCTACGTCCAGCGCCATGCCACCGGCGCCTTCAAGGACGAGTTCTTCGCTGACTTCGCCGCCTCCATGATCAAGATGGGCAATGCCAATCCTCTCACCGGCAGCCAGGGCGAGATCAGGAAGAAGTGCAGCGTGGTTAACCATTAA